From a region of the Chitinophaga caseinilytica genome:
- a CDS encoding succinate dehydrogenase/fumarate reductase iron-sulfur subunit has protein sequence MKLTLKVWRQKNAQDKGRFENYEVSDVSKDMSFLELFDVLNERLINEGKEPIAFDHDCREGICGACSMYINGRAHGPWEQTTTCQLHMRAYNDGDTIVVEPWRAAAFPVIKDLTVDRSAFDRIIQAGGYISVNTGNAVDANAIPIEKHDADMAFAAAACIGCGACVAACKNSSAMLFTSAKVSQLALLPQGHPERTSRAEDMVMQMDKEGFGSCTNTGACEAECPKGISISNIARMNREFFGAGFTS, from the coding sequence ATGAAGCTCACATTAAAAGTTTGGCGCCAGAAAAATGCCCAGGACAAAGGCCGCTTCGAAAACTACGAAGTGTCCGACGTTTCGAAAGACATGTCGTTCCTGGAACTGTTCGACGTCCTCAATGAGCGTTTGATAAACGAAGGAAAAGAACCGATCGCATTCGATCACGATTGCCGTGAAGGCATCTGTGGCGCATGCTCCATGTATATCAACGGCCGTGCGCACGGTCCGTGGGAACAAACCACCACCTGCCAGCTGCACATGCGTGCCTACAACGATGGCGATACCATCGTGGTGGAGCCCTGGCGCGCTGCGGCTTTCCCCGTGATCAAAGACCTGACGGTAGACCGCTCCGCGTTCGACCGTATCATCCAGGCCGGCGGTTACATTTCCGTGAACACCGGTAACGCGGTAGACGCCAACGCCATCCCCATCGAGAAGCACGATGCCGACATGGCGTTCGCTGCTGCGGCATGCATCGGATGCGGCGCCTGCGTAGCGGCCTGTAAGAACTCCTCCGCGATGCTCTTCACTTCCGCCAAGGTTTCCCAACTGGCATTGCTGCCGCAGGGCCACCCCGAGCGCACTTCCCGTGCGGAAGATATGGTGATGCAGATGGACAAGGAAGGGTTCGGTTCCTGCACCAACACCGGCGCCTGCGAAGCCGAGTGCCCCAAAGGCATCTCGATCAGCAATATCGCCCGGATGAACCGCGAGTTCTTCGGCGCAGGGTTCACCTCCTGA
- a CDS encoding succinate dehydrogenase cytochrome b subunit: protein MKWSQFFSTSIGKKLLVGATGFFLCTFLIVHLAGNLSLMKHDGGQAFNLYADFMGHNPLIQTLAWGLKVVILIHAFLAIQLTIRNQAARPVKYAVKPGNKTSSWFSRQMAIMGSILLIFIVVHLANFWWKMHYGSLDSATYDGKEVGDLYAAVWFTFENIWLVVLYVIGMIALSFHLVHGFKSSMQTFGFNHPKYNGMINFIGLWIFGILIPVLFAVIPVYIYINQI, encoded by the coding sequence ATGAAATGGTCGCAATTCTTTTCAACCTCCATCGGTAAGAAACTGCTGGTAGGAGCCACCGGCTTTTTTCTGTGCACATTTTTGATCGTGCACCTGGCTGGCAACCTCTCGCTGATGAAACACGATGGTGGTCAGGCCTTTAATCTGTATGCGGATTTCATGGGACACAATCCCCTGATCCAGACGCTGGCCTGGGGGCTTAAAGTGGTGATCCTCATCCACGCTTTCCTCGCCATTCAGCTCACCATCCGCAACCAGGCCGCCCGGCCGGTGAAGTACGCCGTTAAGCCCGGCAACAAAACTTCATCCTGGTTCAGCCGCCAGATGGCGATCATGGGCAGCATCCTCCTCATCTTTATCGTTGTCCACCTCGCCAATTTCTGGTGGAAGATGCACTACGGTTCTTTGGACAGTGCTACCTACGACGGCAAGGAAGTAGGCGATCTGTACGCGGCGGTATGGTTTACATTCGAGAACATCTGGCTGGTGGTGTTGTACGTGATCGGCATGATCGCACTGTCTTTCCACCTGGTCCACGGTTTCAAAAGCTCGATGCAGACTTTCGGGTTTAATCACCCGAAGTACAACGGCATGATCAATTTCATCGGCCTCTGGATTTTCGGAATCCTGATCCCGGTCCTTTTCGCGGTGATCCCCGTGTACATTTACATTAATCAAATCTGA
- a CDS encoding Gfo/Idh/MocA family oxidoreductase, translating into MANNSRRKFIRDLGSTAALIGAAPLAGLAAAPGRRVLLHPEKRVSANDKIRIAGIGMGIMGFGDVSCALKVPGVELVAVADLYDGHLDKAKSVYGNHLYTTRDYREILERKDVDAVIIATPDHWHDTQSIAALEKGKAVYCEKPMTQQIEEGHKVIATQQRTKGILQVGSQRVSSVAMAEARRRYQAGDIGRLNLVEAKIDRHSALGAWQYSIPTDASPKTIDWDTFLKDTAKMPFDPVRFFRWRNYQAYGTGVPGDLFVHLITGLHFITGSKGPNRIFASGNLVQWQDGRDVPDLMVAIFEYPETPEHPAFQMQLRVNFADGGGGGEYTRLIGTEGVMEMGWNDFTIKQHRLPKAPGYGGWDTYNTFTQSEQEAFVKNYMSKYSEADRAQAKAEEIKYHAPAGYDDRLDHFTNFFESIRNGKPVVEDATFGLRAAGPALAVNESYFKKKLIQWDPEKMKIK; encoded by the coding sequence ATGGCAAATAATTCCCGTCGCAAATTCATCCGCGACCTTGGCAGCACCGCCGCCCTCATCGGCGCGGCTCCCCTCGCGGGCCTCGCAGCAGCACCCGGCCGCAGGGTACTCCTTCATCCCGAAAAGCGCGTGAGCGCCAACGACAAAATACGGATCGCCGGCATCGGCATGGGCATCATGGGTTTCGGAGACGTTTCCTGCGCCCTGAAAGTTCCCGGAGTGGAACTGGTGGCCGTGGCCGATCTGTATGATGGCCACCTCGATAAAGCGAAATCCGTTTACGGCAATCATCTCTACACCACCCGCGATTACCGCGAAATCCTCGAAAGGAAAGATGTTGACGCCGTGATCATCGCCACGCCCGACCACTGGCACGATACGCAAAGCATCGCCGCGCTGGAGAAAGGCAAAGCCGTGTATTGCGAAAAACCCATGACCCAGCAGATCGAGGAAGGGCATAAAGTAATCGCCACCCAGCAGCGCACCAAAGGCATCCTCCAGGTAGGCAGCCAGCGCGTGAGCAGCGTAGCCATGGCGGAAGCAAGGCGCAGGTACCAGGCGGGCGACATCGGCCGGCTGAACCTCGTGGAAGCCAAGATCGACCGGCATTCCGCCCTCGGCGCATGGCAATATTCCATCCCGACCGACGCATCGCCCAAAACGATCGACTGGGATACGTTCCTGAAAGACACCGCCAAAATGCCCTTCGACCCGGTGCGCTTCTTCCGCTGGAGGAATTACCAGGCCTATGGCACCGGCGTTCCCGGCGATCTGTTCGTACACCTCATCACCGGCCTGCATTTCATCACCGGCTCCAAAGGCCCCAATCGCATCTTCGCCAGCGGCAACCTCGTGCAATGGCAGGATGGCCGCGATGTGCCAGACCTCATGGTAGCCATTTTCGAATATCCCGAAACCCCCGAGCATCCGGCTTTCCAGATGCAACTGCGCGTAAACTTCGCAGACGGCGGCGGCGGAGGGGAATACACCCGCCTCATCGGCACCGAAGGCGTCATGGAAATGGGCTGGAACGATTTCACCATCAAACAGCACAGGCTCCCCAAAGCCCCCGGATACGGCGGTTGGGACACGTACAACACCTTCACGCAAAGCGAGCAGGAAGCCTTCGTGAAAAATTATATGTCCAAATACAGCGAGGCAGACCGCGCACAGGCGAAAGCCGAAGAGATCAAATACCACGCTCCGGCTGGGTACGACGATCGCCTCGATCACTTCACCAACTTCTTCGAATCTATCCGCAACGGCAAACCCGTGGTGGAAGACGCCACCTTCGGCCTTCGCGCCGCAGGCCCGGCCCTGGCGGTGAATGAAAGCTATTTCAAGAAGAAACTGATCCAGTGGGATCCGGAAAAGATGAAAATCAAATAA
- a CDS encoding HdeD family acid-resistance protein, which translates to MIHELSKYWGYIVFRGVIAIIFAIFAFIWPALTLSVLVIFLGAYFLVDGIFSIVHGFQIMKKDESWWTFLLIGLMGIIAGGIMLFMPGITAVFLVTLVAIWAIVTGILEIFVAIRLRKELTNEWMLILAGILSVAFGVLLFMQPLAGVVVLAWYIGFYALFLGFFLLSVGFRLRKVHKSYDSHHGKHA; encoded by the coding sequence ATGATCCATGAACTGTCCAAATACTGGGGTTATATCGTTTTCAGGGGCGTTATCGCCATCATTTTCGCCATTTTCGCGTTCATCTGGCCCGCCCTGACCCTTTCCGTGCTCGTCATCTTCCTGGGGGCCTATTTTCTGGTCGACGGGATATTTTCCATCGTCCACGGTTTCCAGATCATGAAGAAAGACGAAAGCTGGTGGACGTTCCTCCTGATCGGCCTTATGGGCATCATTGCAGGGGGGATCATGCTGTTCATGCCGGGCATCACGGCGGTATTTCTCGTAACGCTGGTGGCGATTTGGGCCATTGTGACGGGGATCCTGGAAATCTTCGTGGCCATCCGCCTCCGGAAAGAGCTGACCAATGAGTGGATGCTCATCCTGGCGGGGATTTTGTCCGTCGCGTTCGGGGTATTGCTCTTTATGCAGCCGCTCGCCGGCGTGGTGGTGCTGGCCTGGTACATCGGGTTTTACGCCCTTTTCCTCGGTTTCTTCCTCCTGTCGGTGGGCTTCCGCCTCCGGAAAGTGCATAAAAGCTATGACAGCCATCACGGTAAACATGCCTGA
- a CDS encoding S9 family peptidase: MEKVNVPPPVAEKIDHKMSIHGDTRNDEYYWLNERDNPKVIAYLEAENKYTDTMLSPVRSLRDQLFNELKGRIKEKDESAPILENGYVYYTRYEEGKEYPLYCRKKGETSAPEELYLDVNDLAKGHAYYQVGSADISPDNKLLVYAQDTVSRRLYNLRVKNLETGELYPESIPNADPGIAWAKDNKTFFYGTKNPQTLRVEKIYRHVLGTDPAKDVMIFHEADETFNTWVGRTRSRDYITISSESTLSSETRILDASKPDGAFRVFQPRQKDMLYNIDHRGDKFYVETNLDAKNFRLMETPVGKTTMDNWKEVIPHRPDVLLQGFTLFKNFLVLSERKSGLSQVRVIPENGQEHYLDFGEPAYVAYVISNPELDTKVLRYSYTSLTTPNSVYEYNMETKEKTLRKQQEVIGGYDPKNYVTERVFATATDGTKVPISLVYKKGFEKNGKQPLLLYGYGSYGNTMEPNFNSNRISLLDRGFCYAIAHIRGGQELGRHWYEDGKMFKKKNTFTDFIDCADYLVENKFTDSAHLFAMGGSAGGLLMGAVVNMRPELWKGVIAAVPFVDVVTTMLDESIPLTTGEFDEWGNPKNKDSYFYMKSYSPYDNVEAKTYPNMLVTTGLHDSQVQYFEPAKWVARLRAMKKGDNLLLLETNMEAGHGGASGRFKALKDVALQYAFMFYLLDIDK, encoded by the coding sequence ATGGAAAAAGTGAATGTGCCGCCACCCGTGGCGGAAAAGATAGATCATAAAATGTCGATCCACGGAGACACCCGGAACGATGAATATTATTGGCTCAACGAGCGCGACAATCCAAAGGTGATCGCCTATCTCGAAGCAGAAAATAAATATACAGACACGATGCTGTCGCCCGTGCGCTCCCTCCGCGACCAGCTCTTCAACGAACTGAAAGGCCGTATCAAGGAGAAAGACGAATCCGCGCCCATCCTCGAAAATGGCTACGTGTACTACACCCGCTACGAAGAAGGCAAAGAATACCCGTTGTATTGCCGTAAAAAGGGGGAAACATCCGCGCCGGAAGAACTCTACCTGGATGTGAACGACCTGGCCAAAGGGCACGCCTACTACCAGGTGGGCAGCGCCGATATCAGTCCGGACAATAAACTGCTCGTTTACGCGCAAGACACCGTGAGCCGCCGCTTGTACAATCTCCGCGTCAAGAACCTGGAAACGGGGGAACTTTATCCCGAATCCATTCCCAACGCCGACCCCGGCATCGCCTGGGCGAAGGATAACAAAACCTTTTTCTACGGAACGAAGAACCCGCAAACCCTGCGCGTCGAGAAAATATACCGGCACGTACTGGGAACGGACCCTGCGAAAGACGTCATGATCTTCCACGAAGCCGACGAAACTTTCAACACCTGGGTGGGCCGCACCCGCTCGCGCGATTACATCACCATCAGCAGCGAAAGCACCCTTTCCTCCGAAACCCGCATCCTTGACGCATCCAAACCTGACGGCGCTTTCCGCGTGTTCCAGCCCCGGCAGAAAGACATGCTCTACAACATCGACCACCGCGGCGATAAATTCTATGTCGAAACCAACCTCGACGCCAAGAACTTCCGGCTCATGGAAACGCCCGTCGGCAAAACCACGATGGACAACTGGAAAGAAGTAATCCCGCACCGGCCAGACGTGCTGCTGCAGGGCTTTACGCTCTTCAAGAACTTCCTGGTGCTGAGCGAGCGCAAAAGCGGTCTTTCGCAGGTGCGCGTCATCCCCGAAAACGGCCAGGAACACTACCTCGATTTCGGCGAGCCCGCTTATGTGGCCTATGTGATCTCCAACCCCGAGCTGGACACCAAAGTGCTGCGCTATAGCTATACCTCGCTGACCACGCCCAATTCCGTGTACGAATACAACATGGAAACGAAGGAAAAAACACTCCGCAAACAGCAGGAAGTGATCGGCGGGTACGATCCGAAAAACTATGTGACCGAGCGCGTCTTCGCCACGGCTACCGATGGTACGAAAGTGCCCATTTCACTCGTATACAAAAAAGGGTTCGAGAAGAACGGCAAGCAGCCGCTTTTGCTCTATGGATACGGTTCTTACGGCAACACTATGGAACCGAACTTCAACAGCAACCGCATCAGTCTGCTCGACCGCGGTTTCTGCTACGCCATCGCGCATATCCGCGGTGGACAGGAGCTGGGCCGGCATTGGTATGAAGACGGGAAGATGTTCAAAAAGAAAAACACCTTCACCGACTTTATCGACTGCGCCGACTACCTCGTGGAAAATAAATTCACCGACTCCGCGCACCTCTTTGCCATGGGCGGTTCCGCGGGGGGATTGCTCATGGGCGCCGTCGTGAATATGCGGCCCGAGCTCTGGAAGGGCGTGATCGCCGCCGTGCCTTTCGTGGACGTGGTGACCACCATGCTCGATGAAAGCATTCCGCTGACGACCGGGGAATTCGACGAATGGGGGAACCCCAAGAACAAGGATTCCTATTTCTACATGAAATCCTACTCGCCCTACGACAACGTGGAAGCGAAAACATACCCCAACATGCTGGTAACCACTGGTCTGCACGATTCGCAGGTGCAATATTTCGAGCCGGCGAAATGGGTGGCCCGCCTCCGCGCCATGAAGAAGGGAGACAATCTCCTGCTCCTCGAAACCAATATGGAAGCCGGCCATGGCGGCGCCAGCGGAAGGTTCAAGGCGTTGAAGGACGTGGCGCTGCAATATGCGTTCATGTTCTACCTGCTGGATATCGACAAATAG
- a CDS encoding fumarate reductase/succinate dehydrogenase flavoprotein subunit: MLNAKIPAGPLETKWSKYKSTVKLVNPANKRKLEIIVVGTGLAGASAAAALGELGYKVKVFCFQDSARRAHSIAAQGGINAAKNYQNDGDSVFRLFYDTVKGGDYRAREGNVYRLSEVSGNIIDQCVAQGVPFAREYGGLLSNRSFGGTQVQRTFYAAGQTGQQLLLGAYSALERQVALGTVKQYTRHEMLEVVKIDGKARGIIARNLTTGKLERHFGHAVLICSGGYGNVFFLSTNAMGSNVTAAWKAHKAGAFFGNPCFTQIHPTCIPVSGDHQSKLTLMSESLRNDGRIWVPKKKDDQRKATDIPEEERDYYLERRYPAFGNLVPRDVASRAAKERCDAGFGVGTSKMAVYLDYADAIKRYGTIEAGKRGEENASEDEIIKMGKGVVAEKYGNLFDMYAKITGENPYETPMRIYPAVHYTMGGLWVDYELMTTVPGLYALGEANFSDHGANRLGASALMQGLADGYFVIPYTIGNYLADDIHTKAIPTDHPAFVEAENKVKGTLDTLMNIKGKHSVDHFHKALGKIMWDKCGMARNAKGLEEAIKEIQALREEFWKDVRIPGEQNELNPELEKAGRVADFLELGELMCRDALQRNESCGGHFREEYQDAEGEAKRDDENFAFVAAWEYKGPSNFDLHKEKLEFEIVHPTQRSYK, from the coding sequence ATGTTGAACGCAAAAATTCCTGCTGGCCCTCTGGAGACCAAATGGAGCAAATATAAAAGCACCGTGAAGTTGGTAAACCCGGCCAACAAGCGGAAACTCGAGATCATCGTGGTAGGTACCGGCCTGGCCGGCGCTTCCGCAGCCGCAGCCCTCGGTGAGCTCGGGTATAAAGTAAAAGTTTTCTGCTTCCAGGACAGCGCACGCCGTGCACACTCCATCGCGGCGCAGGGAGGCATCAACGCAGCCAAGAACTATCAAAACGACGGGGACTCCGTTTTCCGTCTTTTCTACGATACCGTGAAAGGTGGCGACTACCGTGCCCGCGAGGGTAACGTGTACCGCCTGTCTGAAGTGAGCGGCAATATCATCGACCAGTGCGTGGCGCAGGGGGTTCCCTTCGCCCGTGAATATGGCGGATTGCTCAGCAACCGTTCGTTCGGCGGCACCCAGGTGCAGCGTACCTTCTACGCCGCCGGCCAAACCGGCCAGCAGCTGCTGCTCGGGGCTTACTCCGCCCTGGAGCGCCAGGTAGCCCTCGGTACCGTAAAACAATACACCCGCCACGAAATGCTGGAAGTGGTGAAAATAGACGGAAAGGCCCGCGGCATCATCGCCCGGAACCTGACCACCGGTAAACTGGAACGCCACTTCGGCCATGCCGTCCTCATCTGCTCCGGCGGATACGGCAACGTGTTCTTCCTGAGCACCAACGCCATGGGCTCCAACGTTACCGCCGCCTGGAAGGCCCACAAAGCCGGCGCCTTCTTCGGTAACCCCTGCTTCACCCAGATCCACCCCACCTGCATCCCCGTTTCCGGCGATCACCAATCCAAACTCACCCTTATGTCTGAGTCGCTCCGTAACGACGGCCGCATCTGGGTGCCCAAGAAAAAGGACGATCAACGGAAAGCGACCGATATTCCCGAAGAAGAGCGCGACTATTACCTGGAGCGCCGTTATCCCGCCTTCGGTAACCTCGTTCCCCGCGACGTGGCCTCCCGCGCCGCCAAGGAAAGATGCGACGCCGGCTTCGGCGTAGGCACTTCCAAAATGGCCGTTTACCTCGATTACGCCGACGCCATCAAACGTTACGGCACCATCGAAGCCGGTAAACGCGGCGAAGAGAACGCTTCCGAAGACGAGATCATCAAAATGGGTAAAGGCGTGGTAGCCGAGAAATACGGCAACCTGTTCGATATGTACGCCAAGATCACCGGCGAAAACCCGTACGAAACCCCCATGCGCATATACCCCGCCGTGCACTACACGATGGGCGGCCTGTGGGTAGACTATGAGCTGATGACCACCGTTCCCGGCCTGTACGCCCTCGGCGAAGCCAACTTCTCCGACCACGGCGCCAACCGCCTCGGTGCCTCCGCACTCATGCAGGGCCTCGCAGACGGTTACTTCGTGATCCCCTACACCATCGGCAACTACCTGGCAGACGATATCCATACCAAAGCCATCCCCACCGACCACCCCGCTTTTGTTGAAGCGGAAAACAAGGTGAAAGGCACGCTGGACACACTCATGAACATCAAGGGCAAACACTCCGTGGACCATTTCCACAAAGCCCTCGGTAAAATCATGTGGGACAAATGCGGTATGGCACGCAACGCCAAAGGTCTGGAAGAAGCGATCAAGGAAATCCAGGCGCTCCGCGAAGAGTTCTGGAAAGACGTGCGCATCCCCGGAGAACAGAACGAACTGAACCCCGAACTGGAAAAAGCCGGCCGCGTAGCCGACTTCCTGGAACTCGGCGAGCTCATGTGCCGCGATGCCCTCCAGCGCAACGAATCCTGCGGCGGTCACTTCCGTGAAGAATACCAGGACGCTGAAGGCGAAGCCAAACGCGACGACGAGAACTTTGCTTTCGTTGCCGCATGGGAATATAAAGGCCCCAGCAACTTCGACCTGCACAAGGAAAAACTGGAATTCGAGATCGTTCATCCGACCCAGCGTAGCTATAAATAA